A single region of the Mycobacterium avium subsp. avium genome encodes:
- a CDS encoding class I SAM-dependent methyltransferase, protein MAATAEVGVTATLGAGARAVATRQGLLNDPYAEPLLGAVGIDYLTRAIADHTFAADESPVGDDPAVTSLLDALAAHTRFVDEFLAEAGRAGIRQVVILASGLDTRPYRLWWPRGTTVYEIDRPRVLDFKAGVLRGLDARLAANRCAVGIDLRDDWPAALRRVGFDAAQPTAWVAEQLLVGYLKPAEQNRLLRRLTAASAAGSRLAADHLPTWDPLQLEAERAFVEGWRRRGLDIDLASLTHPGEYHYVPEYLATHGWEPAARSIADLLGALGLGPRRGAGSGGAQFIPEYVTATRV, encoded by the coding sequence ATGGCAGCGACAGCCGAGGTGGGGGTGACCGCAACCTTGGGCGCCGGCGCCCGGGCCGTCGCCACGCGGCAGGGGTTGCTCAACGACCCGTACGCCGAGCCGCTGCTGGGCGCCGTCGGCATCGACTACCTCACCCGCGCGATCGCCGACCACACGTTCGCGGCCGATGAATCGCCGGTCGGCGACGACCCGGCGGTGACGTCGTTGCTGGATGCGCTGGCCGCCCACACCCGGTTCGTGGACGAATTCCTCGCCGAGGCGGGCCGCGCGGGCATTCGCCAGGTGGTGATCCTGGCATCGGGCCTGGACACCCGGCCGTACCGGCTGTGGTGGCCGCGCGGGACCACGGTCTACGAGATCGACCGGCCGCGGGTGCTCGATTTCAAGGCCGGGGTGCTGCGCGGGCTGGACGCCCGGCTGGCCGCCAACCGGTGCGCGGTCGGCATCGACCTGCGCGACGACTGGCCGGCGGCGTTGCGGCGGGTGGGTTTCGACGCGGCCCAGCCCACGGCGTGGGTCGCCGAGCAGCTGCTGGTCGGCTACCTGAAGCCCGCCGAGCAGAACCGGCTGCTGCGCCGGCTCACCGCGGCCAGCGCCGCGGGCAGCCGGTTGGCCGCCGACCACCTGCCCACCTGGGATCCGCTGCAGCTGGAGGCCGAGCGGGCCTTCGTGGAGGGCTGGCGGCGCCGCGGCCTGGACATCGACCTGGCCAGCCTCACCCACCCGGGCGAATACCATTACGTCCCTGAGTATTTGGCGACCCACGGCTGGGAGCCGGCGGCGCGGTCCATCGCCGATCTGCTGGGCGCCCTGGGGTTGGGGCCGCGGCGGGGCGCCGGATCAGGCGGCGCCCAGTTCATCCCGGAATACGTCACCGCGACCCGCGTTTGA
- a CDS encoding DUF3054 domain-containing protein has protein sequence MLRLRRLAWFAVDVLGVLVFCAVGRRSHDEGLSATGVAVTAWPFLTGTALGWLVSRGWRQPTAVLPTGVVVWLCTVIVGMLLRKASSAGVAASFVVVASTVTALVLLGWRVAAGLTLRRRSDA, from the coding sequence ATGCTTAGGCTCCGGCGGCTGGCCTGGTTCGCGGTCGATGTCCTCGGCGTGCTGGTGTTCTGCGCCGTGGGGCGGCGCAGCCACGACGAGGGCCTCAGCGCCACCGGCGTCGCCGTGACGGCGTGGCCGTTTCTGACCGGCACCGCGCTCGGCTGGCTGGTCTCCCGGGGATGGCGGCAGCCCACCGCGGTGCTGCCCACCGGCGTCGTCGTCTGGCTGTGCACCGTGATCGTCGGCATGCTGCTGCGCAAGGCCAGCTCCGCCGGCGTGGCGGCCAGTTTCGTGGTGGTGGCCTCGACGGTCACCGCGCTGGTGTTGCTCGGCTGGCGGGTGGCCGCCGGGCTGACCCTGCGGCGCCGCTCCGACGCCTGA
- a CDS encoding SDR family NAD(P)-dependent oxidoreductase, producing MNTDSHRRLAVVTGAGSGIGRAIALGLAAGGDRVVAADLDQASAAATAAEHPDLITAAPVDVADPARVAALRDRIHADIEVPGVVVNAAGWDRTDQFLNATPEFAQKVVAINYLGPVHVCSAFLPGMIETHGGGRVVNVASDAGRVGSAGESIYAGAKGGVIALTKSLAREMARHQITVNCVCPGPTDTPLFHAQPEKLKEALVKAIPLRRLARPEEVAAAVLFFASQAASFVTGQVISVSGGLTMAG from the coding sequence ATGAATACTGATTCACACCGCCGCCTCGCGGTGGTGACCGGCGCGGGTTCGGGCATCGGCCGGGCGATCGCGCTCGGGCTGGCCGCCGGGGGTGACCGCGTCGTCGCCGCCGACCTGGACCAGGCGTCGGCCGCGGCCACCGCCGCCGAGCATCCCGACCTGATCACCGCGGCGCCGGTGGACGTCGCCGACCCGGCACGGGTCGCCGCGCTGCGGGACCGCATCCACGCCGACATCGAGGTGCCCGGCGTCGTCGTCAACGCCGCCGGCTGGGACCGAACCGACCAATTCCTCAACGCCACACCGGAATTCGCACAGAAGGTGGTGGCCATCAACTACCTGGGGCCGGTGCATGTGTGTTCGGCGTTCCTGCCCGGGATGATCGAGACGCACGGCGGCGGACGCGTGGTGAACGTCGCCAGCGACGCCGGGCGGGTCGGCAGCGCCGGTGAGAGCATCTACGCCGGCGCCAAGGGCGGGGTGATCGCGCTGACCAAGTCGCTGGCGCGCGAGATGGCGCGCCACCAGATCACGGTGAACTGCGTGTGCCCGGGCCCGACCGACACCCCGCTGTTTCACGCCCAGCCCGAGAAGCTGAAAGAAGCACTGGTCAAAGCGATTCCGCTGCGCCGGCTGGCCCGGCCCGAGGAGGTCGCCGCGGCGGTGCTGTTCTTCGCCTCGCAGGCCGCGTCGTTCGTCACCGGACAGGTGATCAGTGTCAGCGGCGGCCTGACGATGGCAGGCTGA